The following are from one region of the Chloracidobacterium sp. genome:
- the aspS gene encoding aspartate--tRNA ligase — translation MHDVLGSLERTHSCGELRESQVGKNVILMGWVAKKRDFGVFTFIDLRDREGVTQVVVSEETAAEAHAKAKNLRGEFVIAVKGVVVSRAEGTHNRKLATGDIEVRVSEILILNDANVPPFQLEVAGSENLAAEDTRLKYRYLDLRRPQLQHNIRMRAKAVAKIREYFDNRGFVEIETPILLKSTPEGARDFIVPSRIHTGKFFALPQSPQILKQLTMIAGFDRYYQIARCFRDEDLRADRQPEFTQLDMEMSFVNREQVYREMEGMFNHVLKLIGVDLPAEWPRMTYAEAMRRYGSDKPDLRFGMELVDLSTELKETDFAPFAETLAKGGEIKCIVAKGKADYSRKQTDELQEFVKRYGAGALAWIKVGVEAAAEVGTGSDGVITSSLLKVLGEEKVSQLAKTSGAERGDAVLIVAGKKSVVAAALGALRIEIARRENLIDRSKYEPLIVTEFPMFEHDEETDRYTAAHHPFTSPMDEDLEKFKQAVENDADHHLLGEVRAKAYDAVINGYECAGGSIRIHQKDVQALNFKALGMTPESARAQFGFFLDALEYGTPPHGGFAAGIERTCMILVGTENIRDVMAFPKTASAQDLMMDSPGEVDGSQLDELGINVAVQANQNDRS, via the coding sequence ATGCATGATGTATTGGGAAGTTTAGAAAGAACGCATTCGTGCGGCGAGCTTCGCGAATCGCAAGTCGGCAAGAACGTCATTTTGATGGGCTGGGTCGCAAAGAAGCGTGATTTCGGCGTTTTCACCTTCATCGACCTTCGCGACCGCGAGGGCGTGACACAGGTTGTCGTCAGCGAAGAGACAGCGGCCGAAGCTCATGCTAAGGCGAAGAATCTCCGCGGCGAGTTCGTGATCGCGGTGAAAGGCGTAGTCGTGAGCCGAGCTGAGGGGACGCACAACAGAAAGCTTGCGACAGGCGATATTGAGGTCAGGGTCTCAGAGATCTTGATTCTTAACGACGCTAACGTTCCGCCCTTTCAACTTGAAGTTGCCGGCAGCGAAAACCTTGCCGCGGAGGACACGCGGCTCAAATACCGTTATCTCGACCTTCGCCGTCCGCAGCTTCAGCACAACATTCGCATGCGTGCCAAAGCCGTAGCGAAGATCCGCGAGTATTTCGATAACCGCGGTTTTGTCGAGATCGAAACACCGATATTGTTGAAATCGACGCCCGAAGGCGCTCGCGATTTTATCGTCCCGTCGCGGATACACACCGGCAAGTTCTTCGCCCTGCCGCAGTCGCCGCAGATCTTGAAACAGCTGACAATGATCGCCGGATTTGACCGTTACTACCAGATCGCCCGCTGCTTCCGCGACGAAGATCTCCGGGCCGACCGCCAACCGGAATTCACACAGCTCGACATGGAAATGTCCTTCGTCAACCGCGAACAGGTCTATCGCGAAATGGAAGGGATGTTCAACCACGTTCTGAAACTGATCGGCGTCGATCTGCCGGCCGAATGGCCGCGAATGACATATGCCGAGGCGATGCGACGCTACGGCTCGGACAAACCCGACCTTCGATTCGGCATGGAGCTCGTCGATCTGTCGACCGAGCTCAAAGAAACGGATTTCGCTCCATTTGCCGAGACCCTTGCGAAAGGCGGCGAGATCAAATGTATCGTGGCAAAAGGTAAGGCCGATTACTCGCGCAAGCAAACCGATGAGCTGCAGGAGTTCGTCAAACGATACGGAGCCGGTGCTCTCGCCTGGATAAAAGTTGGCGTCGAGGCGGCAGCAGAAGTCGGAACCGGGAGCGACGGGGTCATTACCTCGTCGCTCCTCAAGGTCCTGGGAGAAGAGAAGGTAAGCCAACTCGCCAAGACCTCTGGTGCCGAGCGCGGAGATGCCGTCCTCATCGTCGCAGGCAAAAAGTCGGTCGTGGCCGCAGCTCTCGGCGCCCTTCGCATCGAGATCGCCCGGCGCGAGAACCTGATCGACCGCAGCAAGTACGAACCCCTTATCGTCACCGAATTCCCGATGTTCGAGCACGACGAGGAGACCGACCGCTACACTGCCGCTCATCATCCGTTCACCTCGCCAATGGACGAGGACCTTGAGAAGTTCAAACAAGCGGTCGAAAACGATGCGGACCATCATCTGCTGGGTGAAGTGCGTGCCAAGGCGTACGACGCCGTGATCAATGGATACGAATGCGCCGGCGGGTCGATCCGCATCCATCAAAAGGACGTGCAGGCCTTAAATTTCAAAGCACTCGGAATGACGCCGGAGAGCGCCCGTGCACAGTTCGGCTTCTTCCTCGACGCCCTTGAATACGGCACGCCCCCGCATGGCGGTTTCGCCGCCGGCATCGAACGCACGTGCATGATCCTCGTCGGCACCGAGAACATTCGCGACGTCATGGCGTTTCCAAAGACGGCCTCGGCTCAGGACCTGATGATGGACTCTCCGGGCGAGGTGGATGGCTCGCAGTTGGACGAGCTTGGGATCAATGTTGCAGTACAAGCGAATCAGAAT